Proteins encoded in a region of the Paucibacter sediminis genome:
- a CDS encoding alpha/beta hydrolase family protein — protein MRRSSSFVLLAALLLALAGAARAADGDILARTTMAVPADAPYVAEQIIYESDGLRIAGFLSYPKSAPAGPARLPCVIWNRGGNREFGAITPAFFLARAARLASWGYVLFASNYRGAPGSEGREEFGGADVNDVLNGLRVFDQLPFADQARIGMWGHSRGGMMTYLALTRSDRIRAAIVGAGPTDLARWIRERPEMESEVAAELVPQWATQRSKAIAERSALRFVERLPKNVPMLLMHGSADKRVNPRDSMDMAQALFASQRPFRLLIVEGADHTFSERPDDYNLAARDWLDRYVRDRAPLPDLTPHGR, from the coding sequence ATGCGCCGCTCATCCAGCTTTGTTCTCTTGGCCGCCCTGCTGCTCGCGCTGGCCGGCGCCGCCCGGGCCGCGGATGGCGACATCCTCGCGCGCACGACCATGGCCGTGCCCGCGGACGCGCCCTATGTGGCCGAGCAGATCATCTACGAGTCGGACGGGCTGCGCATCGCCGGCTTTCTGTCCTATCCCAAGTCCGCGCCCGCCGGGCCGGCCCGGCTGCCCTGCGTGATCTGGAACCGCGGCGGCAACCGCGAATTCGGCGCCATCACGCCCGCCTTCTTCCTCGCGCGGGCCGCGCGCCTGGCGAGCTGGGGCTATGTGCTGTTCGCCTCCAACTACCGGGGCGCGCCGGGCTCGGAGGGCCGCGAGGAATTCGGCGGCGCCGATGTCAACGATGTGCTGAACGGGCTGCGCGTGTTCGACCAGCTGCCCTTTGCCGACCAGGCGCGCATCGGCATGTGGGGGCACTCGCGCGGCGGCATGATGACCTATCTGGCGCTCACCCGCAGCGACCGCATCCGCGCCGCCATCGTCGGCGCGGGGCCGACCGACCTGGCCCGCTGGATCCGCGAGCGGCCCGAGATGGAAAGCGAGGTCGCGGCCGAGCTGGTGCCGCAATGGGCCACGCAGCGCAGCAAGGCCATCGCCGAGCGCTCGGCGCTGCGCTTCGTCGAGCGCCTGCCGAAGAACGTGCCCATGCTGCTGATGCACGGCAGCGCCGACAAGCGCGTCAACCCGCGCGACTCGATGGACATGGCCCAGGCCCTGTTCGCCAGCCAGCGGCCGTTCCGGCTCTTGATCGTCGAGGGCGCCGACCACACCTTCAGCGAACGCCCCGACGACTACAACCTCGCCGCGCGCGACTGGCTGGACCGCTACGTACGCGACCGCGCCCCGCTGCCCGACCTGACGCCGCATGGGCGCTGA
- a CDS encoding DMT family transporter has protein sequence MNAIFLYPLVVLIWGTTWIALKWQLGVVAIPLSIAYRFGLAALILFAWLAWQRRLQPPRGKAALWVLGQGLCLFCCNFVCFLQASQTLASGLVAVVFSSATLWNALLARLIHGRVLAPRVLAGGLLGLAGLLALFWPEIGRASSASLQGLAWALAGTLCFSTGNLLSAALQGRGLAPAQTNAWGMLVGTLVLLSYCLLAGVPFSYEPGWRYSAALLYLAIPGSVIGFTAYLTLVGRLGPERAAYATVLFPVVALNVSAWAEGYAWSAPALLGLALVMAGNVLVFARQPSKPAAKASMAGSSKASAAS, from the coding sequence ATGAATGCAATTTTTCTCTACCCCCTGGTGGTGCTGATCTGGGGCACCACCTGGATCGCGCTGAAATGGCAGCTCGGCGTGGTGGCGATCCCGCTCTCGATCGCCTACCGCTTCGGCCTGGCCGCGCTGATCCTGTTTGCCTGGCTGGCCTGGCAGCGGCGCCTGCAGCCGCCGCGCGGCAAGGCCGCGCTGTGGGTGCTGGGCCAGGGCCTGTGCCTGTTCTGCTGCAACTTCGTGTGCTTTCTGCAGGCCAGCCAGACCCTGGCGAGCGGCCTGGTGGCGGTGGTGTTCTCCAGCGCCACGCTCTGGAATGCCCTGCTGGCGCGCCTCATCCACGGCCGCGTGCTGGCGCCGCGTGTGTTGGCCGGCGGCCTGCTGGGCCTGGCGGGTTTGCTGGCGCTGTTCTGGCCCGAGATCGGCCGTGCCAGCAGTGCGAGCCTGCAGGGCCTGGCCTGGGCGCTGGCCGGCACGCTGTGCTTTTCCACCGGCAATCTGCTCTCGGCCGCGCTGCAGGGCCGTGGCCTGGCGCCGGCGCAGACGAATGCCTGGGGCATGCTGGTGGGCACGCTGGTGCTGCTGAGCTACTGCCTGCTGGCCGGCGTGCCCTTCAGCTACGAGCCGGGCTGGCGCTACAGCGCCGCGCTGCTCTACCTGGCCATCCCGGGCTCGGTGATCGGCTTCACCGCCTACCTGACCCTGGTGGGTCGCCTGGGCCCGGAGCGCGCCGCCTATGCCACCGTGCTGTTCCCGGTGGTGGCGCTGAACGTCTCGGCCTGGGCCGAGGGCTATGCCTGGAGCGCGCCGGCGCTGCTGGGGCTGGCGCTGGTGATGGCGGGCAATGTGCTTGTCTTCGCGCGTCAGCCGAGCAAGCCGGCCGCCAAGGCCTCGATGGCCGGCTCGTCCAAGGCCTCGGCGGCGAGCTGA
- a CDS encoding ABC transporter ATP-binding protein codes for MSEIALQIENLHAWYGESHILHGISLAVPKGQVMTLLGRNGAGRTTTLRAIMGLTGARKGSIKVHGVESIHLPTHKIAHLGIGYCPEERGIFASLSTEENLRLPPLLKGGRATPMSEQQIYAMFPNLAERKHSQGTRLSGGEQQMLAVARILRVGADILLLDEISEGLAPVIVQALARMIRALKAEGFTVVMVEQNFRFAAPLADHFVVIEHGEVVESFPASELPTKQAKLDELLSV; via the coding sequence ATGAGCGAGATCGCGCTGCAAATAGAGAACCTGCACGCCTGGTACGGCGAGAGCCACATCCTGCACGGCATCAGCCTGGCCGTGCCCAAGGGTCAGGTCATGACCCTCTTGGGCCGCAACGGCGCCGGCCGCACCACCACGCTGCGCGCCATCATGGGCCTGACCGGCGCGCGCAAGGGCTCGATCAAGGTGCATGGCGTGGAGAGCATCCACCTGCCAACCCACAAGATCGCCCACCTGGGCATCGGCTACTGCCCGGAAGAGCGCGGCATCTTCGCCTCGCTCAGCACCGAGGAGAACCTGCGCCTGCCGCCGCTGCTGAAGGGCGGCCGCGCCACGCCCATGAGCGAGCAGCAGATCTACGCCATGTTCCCCAATCTGGCCGAGCGCAAGCACAGCCAGGGCACGCGGCTCTCGGGCGGCGAGCAGCAGATGCTGGCGGTGGCGCGCATCCTGCGCGTGGGCGCCGACATCCTGCTGCTCGACGAGATCTCCGAAGGCCTGGCCCCGGTGATCGTGCAGGCGCTGGCGCGCATGATCAGGGCGCTCAAGGCCGAGGGCTTCACCGTCGTGATGGTGGAGCAGAACTTCCGCTTCGCCGCGCCGCTGGCCGACCATTTCGTCGTCATCGAGCATGGCGAGGTGGTGGAGTCGTTCCCGGCGTCGGAACTGCCCACCAAACAAGCCAAGCTCGACGAGCTACTCAGTGTCTGA
- a CDS encoding ABC transporter substrate-binding protein — MKSSSFKRIALASLLACGGAAQAQISGDVVKIGIITDMSSVYADIDGAGGVEAIKMAIADMKGMVAGKKIEVLFADHQNKADVAASKAREWIDTQGLDLLIGGTNSGTNLAMAKIAAEKKRPFISIGAGTSRMTNEDCTPYTIHYAYDTVALANGTGAAVTKGGGKSWYFLTADYAFGASLQNDTSAVVTKSGGTVKGAVKHPLNASDFSSFLLQAQGSGAQILGLANAGGDTINAIKAANEFGITKTMKLAGLLMFINDIHSLGLKTTEGMYLTDSWYWNQTPEARAWSRRFFEKMKRMPSSLQAADYSATMHYLKAVEATKSDDADKVLAKMKDTPINDFYTKGTIRKEDGRGVHDMFLLQVKSLKESTEPWDYFKVVTRIPGDEAFTKLADSKCPAVKK; from the coding sequence ATGAAATCCAGCAGCTTCAAACGCATCGCCCTGGCCAGCCTGCTTGCCTGCGGCGGCGCGGCCCAGGCCCAGATCTCGGGGGATGTGGTCAAGATCGGCATCATCACCGACATGTCCAGCGTCTATGCCGACATCGACGGCGCTGGCGGCGTCGAGGCCATCAAGATGGCGATCGCTGACATGAAGGGCATGGTTGCCGGCAAGAAGATCGAGGTGCTGTTCGCCGACCACCAGAACAAGGCCGACGTGGCCGCCTCCAAGGCGCGCGAGTGGATCGACACCCAGGGCCTGGACCTGCTGATCGGCGGCACCAACTCCGGCACCAACCTGGCCATGGCCAAGATCGCGGCCGAGAAGAAGCGCCCCTTCATCTCGATCGGCGCCGGCACCTCGCGCATGACCAACGAGGATTGCACGCCCTACACCATCCACTACGCCTACGACACCGTGGCGCTGGCCAATGGCACGGGCGCGGCCGTCACCAAGGGCGGCGGCAAGAGCTGGTACTTCCTGACCGCCGACTATGCCTTCGGCGCCTCGCTGCAGAACGACACCTCGGCGGTGGTCACCAAGAGCGGCGGCACCGTCAAGGGCGCCGTCAAGCACCCGCTCAACGCCAGCGACTTCAGCTCCTTCCTGCTGCAGGCGCAGGGCTCGGGCGCGCAGATCCTGGGCCTGGCGAATGCCGGCGGCGACACCATCAACGCCATCAAGGCGGCCAACGAGTTCGGCATCACCAAGACCATGAAGCTGGCCGGCCTGCTGATGTTCATCAACGACATCCACTCGCTGGGCCTGAAGACCACCGAGGGCATGTACCTGACCGACAGCTGGTACTGGAACCAGACGCCCGAAGCGCGCGCCTGGAGCCGCCGCTTCTTCGAGAAGATGAAGCGCATGCCCTCCTCGCTGCAGGCCGCCGACTACTCGGCCACCATGCACTACCTGAAGGCCGTGGAAGCCACCAAGAGCGACGACGCCGACAAGGTGCTGGCCAAGATGAAGGACACGCCGATCAACGACTTCTACACCAAGGGCACGATCCGCAAGGAAGACGGCCGCGGCGTGCACGACATGTTCCTGCTGCAGGTGAAGAGCCTGAAGGAGTCCACCGAACCCTGGGACTACTTCAAGGTCGTGACGCGCATCCCGGGCGACGAGGCCTTTACCAAGCTGGCCGACTCCAAGTGCCCGGCCGTGAAGAAGTGA
- a CDS encoding catalase has protein sequence MPHTLAPSTGWKEQIAADEAQRFDAYVEIFRAIQARKSRKYGAGRTLHRKQLTAARGLLEVLGDLPEFARHGLFAAPGRYETWLRLSNGGLDHAPDKTPDIRGLAIKVLGVQGEAALGNGPAKSQDFLLINQEKFAFPRSDEFVAFVQAAADGGGALLKHLFKRYGPLGGVAQLASMLKTVSRPFGGFATEPLHSVLPIACGPYAVRVRLVPAASNGGAKPGAKAKKKAADFWGADFAARLASQELAWELQLQPFVNESHTPIEDASVNWDTPYTTVARLLLPQQDSGSAAGQALAQQAEAGVFDPWQALAAHRPLGEVQRARKVVYFASQQGRGAA, from the coding sequence ATGCCTCATACGCTCGCACCCAGCACAGGCTGGAAGGAACAGATCGCCGCCGACGAGGCCCAGCGCTTCGACGCCTATGTGGAGATCTTCCGCGCCATCCAGGCGCGCAAGTCCCGCAAATACGGCGCCGGCCGCACCCTGCACCGCAAGCAGCTGACGGCCGCCCGCGGCCTGCTGGAGGTGCTGGGCGATCTGCCCGAGTTCGCGCGCCATGGCCTGTTCGCTGCACCGGGGCGTTATGAGACCTGGCTGCGCCTGTCCAACGGCGGCCTCGACCACGCGCCCGACAAGACCCCCGACATCCGCGGCCTCGCCATCAAGGTGCTGGGCGTGCAGGGCGAGGCGGCGCTGGGCAACGGGCCCGCCAAGAGCCAGGACTTCTTGCTCATCAACCAGGAGAAGTTCGCCTTCCCCAGGAGCGACGAGTTCGTGGCCTTCGTGCAGGCGGCCGCCGATGGCGGCGGCGCGCTGCTCAAGCACCTCTTCAAGCGCTACGGCCCGCTGGGCGGCGTGGCGCAGCTGGCCAGCATGCTCAAGACCGTGAGCCGGCCCTTCGGCGGCTTTGCCACCGAGCCCCTGCACAGCGTGCTGCCGATCGCCTGCGGCCCCTACGCGGTGCGCGTGCGCCTGGTGCCGGCCGCGTCCAATGGCGGCGCCAAGCCGGGCGCCAAGGCGAAGAAAAAGGCAGCTGACTTTTGGGGCGCCGACTTCGCCGCCCGCCTGGCCAGCCAGGAGCTGGCCTGGGAGCTGCAGCTGCAGCCCTTCGTGAACGAGAGCCACACGCCGATCGAGGACGCCTCGGTGAACTGGGACACGCCCTACACCACCGTGGCGCGCCTGCTGCTGCCGCAGCAGGACAGCGGCTCCGCGGCCGGCCAGGCGCTGGCACAGCAGGCCGAGGCCGGCGTGTTCGACCCCTGGCAGGCCCTGGCCGCACACCGCCCGCTGGGCGAGGTGCAGCGCGCGCGCAAGGTGGTGTACTTCGCCAGCCAGCAGGGCCGCGGCGCGGCATAG
- a CDS encoding MBL fold metallo-hydrolase yields MSSMSRLAVLALALATAGVQAAAPQVKSQAPGYYRMMLGDFEITALNDGTLDLPVDKLLKENQPGQVLRALQHAYLGTPLETSVNGFLINTGGKLVLVDTGTAGAWGPSAGRLLANLKAAGYQPEQVDEVYITHMHGDHVSGLMLDGKPAFPNAVVRMDKREADYWLSAEQMAQAPAAAQGGFKGAQAATKPYAEAGRLKPFDGAVELVPGVSARPAYGHTPGHTVYVAESKGQKMVFGGDLMHVAAVQFADPTVTISFDSDSSAAMPQRQKTYAEAAGNGEYLAFTHVAFPGIGRLRPDGKGYIWLPANYSIKP; encoded by the coding sequence ATGTCCTCCATGTCTCGTCTTGCCGTGCTGGCCCTGGCGCTGGCCACCGCTGGTGTACAGGCGGCCGCGCCCCAGGTCAAGAGCCAGGCGCCCGGCTACTACCGCATGATGCTGGGAGACTTCGAGATCACCGCGCTCAACGACGGCACCCTGGACCTGCCGGTGGACAAGCTGCTGAAGGAAAACCAGCCGGGTCAGGTCTTGCGCGCCCTGCAGCATGCCTACCTGGGCACGCCGCTGGAGACCTCGGTCAACGGCTTCCTGATCAACACCGGCGGCAAGCTGGTGCTGGTGGATACCGGCACGGCCGGCGCCTGGGGGCCATCGGCGGGACGCCTGCTGGCCAATCTGAAGGCTGCGGGCTACCAGCCCGAGCAGGTGGACGAGGTCTACATCACCCATATGCACGGCGACCATGTCAGCGGGCTGATGCTGGACGGCAAGCCGGCCTTCCCGAACGCCGTGGTGCGCATGGACAAGCGCGAGGCCGACTACTGGCTCAGCGCCGAGCAGATGGCCCAGGCGCCGGCCGCCGCGCAAGGTGGCTTCAAGGGTGCGCAGGCGGCCACCAAGCCCTATGCCGAGGCAGGCCGGCTCAAACCCTTTGACGGCGCCGTCGAGCTGGTGCCGGGCGTGAGCGCCCGGCCGGCCTACGGCCACACGCCGGGCCACACCGTGTACGTGGCAGAGAGCAAGGGCCAGAAGATGGTCTTCGGCGGCGACCTCATGCATGTGGCCGCGGTGCAGTTCGCCGACCCCACGGTGACGATCAGCTTCGACAGCGATTCCAGCGCCGCCATGCCGCAGCGCCAGAAGACCTATGCTGAGGCGGCAGGCAATGGCGAGTACCTGGCCTTCACCCATGTCGCCTTCCCCGGCATCGGCCGTCTGCGGCCCGATGGCAAGGGCTACATCTGGCTGCCGGCCAACTACAGCATCAAGCCGTGA
- a CDS encoding helix-turn-helix transcriptional regulator produces MPARPLLPERVDQVLSRSRARAERRGALGDGLELVQWANAHDRTAYLQPGHHTLSVYLEGGWQTELLGQPGAHGSPGCHCLLPAEHESQWLIGSPQRFVHLYWSGSAWADRVVQLLDAEPRGMSLQTRIFAQDAALAGWAHAVTALDWADPLQRLRAQELSHAALDRLLLQAATPAQRGAALRPRGGLASATRRQLLAYVEAHLAGPSEALSLARLAGLAHLSEFHFARMFRVAMGCSVQQWIAQRRLRRAQELLRHGRMGLAEIALQCGYASPSHLSHSLKRALGITPSQYRRQVQA; encoded by the coding sequence ATGCCAGCTCGCCCGCTATTGCCCGAACGCGTCGACCAGGTGCTGAGCCGCTCGCGCGCCCGCGCCGAGCGCCGCGGCGCGCTGGGCGACGGCCTGGAGCTGGTGCAATGGGCCAATGCGCATGACCGCACCGCCTATCTGCAGCCCGGCCATCACACGCTCTCGGTCTATCTGGAAGGTGGCTGGCAGACCGAGCTGCTGGGCCAGCCCGGCGCCCATGGTTCGCCCGGCTGCCACTGCCTGCTGCCGGCCGAGCATGAGTCGCAATGGCTGATCGGCAGCCCGCAGCGCTTCGTGCACCTGTACTGGAGCGGCAGCGCCTGGGCCGACCGCGTGGTGCAGCTGCTCGACGCCGAGCCGCGCGGCATGAGCTTGCAGACGCGCATCTTTGCCCAGGATGCCGCGCTGGCCGGCTGGGCCCACGCGGTGACGGCGCTGGACTGGGCCGACCCGCTGCAGCGCCTGCGCGCGCAGGAGCTCAGCCATGCCGCGCTGGACCGCCTGCTGCTGCAGGCCGCCACCCCGGCACAGCGCGGCGCGGCGCTGCGGCCCCGGGGCGGCCTCGCCAGCGCCACGCGGCGCCAGCTGCTGGCCTATGTGGAAGCGCATCTGGCCGGCCCCAGCGAGGCGCTGAGCCTGGCCCGCCTGGCCGGGCTGGCGCATCTCTCCGAATTCCATTTCGCGCGCATGTTCCGTGTCGCCATGGGCTGCTCGGTGCAGCAATGGATCGCGCAACGGCGCCTGCGGCGCGCGCAGGAACTGCTGCGCCATGGTCGCATGGGGCTGGCCGAGATCGCGCTGCAATGCGGCTATGCCAGCCCCAGCCATCTGAGCCACAGCCTGAAACGCGCGCTCGGCATCACGCCCAGCCAGTACCGCAGGCAAGTTCAGGCGTAG
- a CDS encoding branched-chain amino acid ABC transporter permease produces the protein MTDFFGIPLPALLGQLLLGLVNGSFYAMLSLGLAVIFGMLNIINFAHGALYMMGAFLAWMGLEYLGINYWAMLLLAPLVVGALGIVIERALLQWLYKLDHIYGLLLTFGITLVTEGIFRSFYGVSGQQYAVPEALQGATNLGFMILPNYRAWVVVASITVCIAVWALIEKTSLGATLRAGTENAKLVQAFGINVPRMITLTYAGGVALAAFAGVLAAPILQVSALMGSNLIIVVFAVVVIGGMGSILGSILTGLGLGVIEGLTKVFYPEASNTVVFVVMAIVLLVRPAGLFGKEK, from the coding sequence ATGACTGATTTCTTTGGCATACCGCTGCCCGCCCTCCTGGGGCAGCTGCTGCTGGGCCTGGTGAATGGCTCGTTCTACGCGATGCTGTCGCTGGGCCTGGCGGTCATCTTCGGCATGCTCAACATCATCAACTTCGCCCACGGCGCGCTCTACATGATGGGCGCCTTCCTGGCCTGGATGGGCCTGGAATACCTGGGCATCAACTACTGGGCCATGCTGCTGCTGGCGCCGCTGGTGGTGGGCGCGCTGGGCATCGTGATCGAGCGCGCGCTGCTGCAATGGCTCTACAAGCTGGACCATATCTATGGCCTCTTGCTGACCTTCGGCATCACCCTCGTCACCGAGGGCATCTTCCGCAGCTTCTACGGCGTCTCGGGCCAGCAGTACGCGGTGCCCGAGGCCCTGCAGGGCGCCACCAACCTGGGCTTCATGATCCTGCCCAATTACCGCGCCTGGGTGGTGGTGGCCTCCATCACCGTCTGCATCGCGGTCTGGGCCCTGATCGAGAAGACCTCGCTGGGCGCCACGCTGCGCGCCGGCACCGAGAACGCCAAGCTGGTGCAGGCCTTCGGCATCAATGTGCCGCGCATGATCACCCTCACCTACGCCGGCGGCGTGGCGCTGGCCGCCTTTGCCGGCGTGCTGGCCGCGCCCATCCTGCAGGTCTCGGCGCTGATGGGCAGCAACCTCATCATCGTGGTGTTCGCGGTGGTGGTGATCGGCGGCATGGGCTCCATCCTCGGCTCCATCCTCACCGGCCTGGGCCTGGGCGTGATCGAGGGCCTGACCAAGGTGTTCTATCCCGAGGCCTCCAACACCGTGGTGTTCGTGGTGATGGCCATCGTCTTGCTGGTCCGCCCGGCGGGTCTGTTCGGAAAAGAGAAATGA
- a CDS encoding branched-chain amino acid ABC transporter permease, whose protein sequence is MNGRNPLPGYAALFIAIAALPLLGVYPIFVMKVLCYALFACAFNLLIGYTGLLSFGHAAFLGTAAYVAGHALKVWGLPAPLGVLLGAACAGAMGLLFGLLAIKRAGIYFSMITLALSQMLFFVFLQASFTGGEDGLQSVPRGSLLGLDLTQDLTLFYVVLGIFIAAFWLIYRTVHSPFGQVLTSIRENEPRAISLGYDVDRFKLVAFVLSATLAGLAGATKTLVLGFATLTDAIWTTSGLVILMTLVGGMGTMIGPMVGALIIIALENKIGDLGQALANLTGIAWFNGLGESVSLVTGLIFIVCVLAFRRGVVGEAWALWEKLRAPRAS, encoded by the coding sequence ATGAACGGAAGAAACCCCCTGCCCGGCTACGCCGCCCTGTTCATCGCCATCGCGGCGCTGCCGCTGCTGGGCGTGTACCCCATCTTCGTCATGAAGGTGCTGTGCTACGCCCTGTTCGCCTGCGCCTTCAACCTGCTGATCGGCTACACCGGCCTGCTGAGCTTCGGCCATGCCGCCTTCCTGGGCACGGCCGCCTATGTGGCCGGCCATGCGCTCAAGGTCTGGGGTCTGCCCGCGCCGCTGGGCGTGCTGCTGGGCGCGGCCTGCGCCGGCGCCATGGGCCTGCTGTTCGGCCTGCTGGCGATCAAGCGCGCCGGCATCTACTTCTCGATGATCACGCTGGCGCTGAGCCAGATGCTGTTCTTCGTGTTCCTGCAGGCCAGCTTCACCGGCGGCGAGGACGGCCTGCAATCGGTGCCGCGCGGCAGCCTGCTGGGCCTGGACCTGACGCAAGATCTGACCCTGTTCTATGTGGTGCTGGGGATCTTCATCGCCGCCTTCTGGCTGATCTACCGCACCGTGCACTCGCCCTTCGGCCAGGTGCTGACCTCGATCCGCGAGAACGAGCCGCGCGCCATCTCGCTGGGCTACGACGTCGATCGCTTCAAGCTGGTGGCCTTCGTGCTCTCGGCCACCCTGGCCGGCCTGGCCGGCGCCACCAAGACCCTGGTGCTGGGCTTTGCCACCCTCACCGACGCGATCTGGACCACCTCGGGCCTGGTGATCCTGATGACCCTGGTGGGCGGCATGGGCACCATGATCGGCCCGATGGTGGGCGCGCTGATCATCATCGCGCTGGAAAACAAGATCGGCGACCTGGGCCAGGCGCTGGCCAACCTCACCGGCATCGCCTGGTTCAACGGCCTGGGCGAATCGGTGAGCCTGGTGACCGGCCTGATCTTCATCGTCTGCGTGCTGGCCTTCCGCCGCGGCGTGGTGGGCGAGGCCTGGGCGCTGTGGGAGAAGCTGCGCGCACCCCGCGCCTCCTAG
- a CDS encoding ABC transporter ATP-binding protein, with product MSELILETTGLSKDFKGFTAVDSVNLQVQRGHIHALIGPNGAGKTTCFNLLTKFLEPTRGKILFNGIDITGEKPAEIARRGVIRSFQISAVFPHLTVLENVRIGLQRFTGTSFHFWKGLTGLKQLDARVLALLELVDLREMAQLKAGDLPYGRKRALEIATTMAMEPELMLLDEPTQGMGHEDVERVTDLIKRVAEGRTVLMVEHNMRVISRIANRITVLARGAVLAEGDYDTVSKHPAVLEAYMGSEAAELQGAH from the coding sequence ATGAGCGAACTGATACTCGAGACAACAGGGCTCAGCAAGGACTTCAAGGGCTTCACGGCGGTCGACAGCGTGAACCTGCAGGTCCAGCGTGGCCATATCCACGCCCTGATCGGCCCCAACGGCGCCGGCAAGACCACCTGCTTCAACCTGCTCACCAAGTTCCTCGAGCCGACGCGCGGCAAGATCCTCTTCAACGGCATCGACATCACCGGCGAGAAGCCGGCCGAGATCGCGCGCCGCGGCGTGATCCGCTCGTTCCAGATCTCGGCCGTGTTTCCGCACCTCACCGTGCTGGAGAACGTGCGCATCGGCCTGCAGCGCTTCACCGGCACCAGCTTCCACTTCTGGAAGGGCCTCACCGGCCTGAAGCAGCTGGACGCGCGCGTGCTGGCCCTGCTGGAGCTGGTGGACCTGCGCGAGATGGCGCAGCTGAAGGCGGGCGACCTGCCCTATGGCCGCAAGCGCGCGCTGGAGATCGCCACCACCATGGCCATGGAGCCCGAGCTGATGCTGCTGGACGAGCCCACCCAGGGCATGGGCCATGAGGACGTGGAGCGCGTCACCGACCTCATCAAACGCGTGGCCGAGGGCCGCACCGTGCTGATGGTTGAACACAATATGCGCGTGATCTCGCGCATCGCCAACCGCATCACCGTGCTGGCGCGCGGCGCGGTGCTGGCCGAGGGCGATTACGACACCGTCTCCAAGCACCCCGCGGTGCTGGAAGCCTATATGGGCAGCGAAGCCGCCGAGTTGCAAGGAGCGCATTGA
- the mnmH gene encoding tRNA 2-selenouridine(34) synthase MnmH — MSPPRGPAQIADLPKFDALIDARSPAEYALDHIPGAINCPVLDDAERIVVGTLYKQQGAFEARRVGGAMVAANLARHLQTAFKDKPHDWKPLIYCWRGGMRSGSMVQWLRLVGWDAQQLAGGYKRYRAHVIESLARLAPQLPLQVLCGATGSAKTRVLQALQRQGAQVLDLEGLACHKGSMLGALPGQPQPSQKAFETTLADAIEGFDLGRPVFVEAESRKIGKLSLPTALLERLRESPCIEIAASDAARQAFLLRDYAYLGEDREALAAILDRLRTTHGHEVVNRWQAWARAGELAPLFAELTQLHYDPHYARSQASNFKHWGERRQLAAEALDEPAIEALAAGLLG, encoded by the coding sequence ATGAGTCCTCCCCGCGGCCCGGCCCAGATCGCCGACCTGCCCAAGTTCGATGCCCTGATCGACGCCCGCTCGCCCGCCGAGTACGCGCTCGACCACATTCCCGGCGCCATCAACTGCCCCGTGCTCGACGATGCCGAGCGCATCGTCGTCGGCACGCTCTACAAGCAGCAGGGCGCCTTCGAGGCGCGGCGCGTGGGCGGCGCGATGGTGGCGGCCAATCTGGCGCGCCATCTGCAGACCGCGTTCAAGGACAAGCCGCACGACTGGAAGCCGCTGATCTATTGCTGGCGCGGCGGCATGCGCAGCGGCTCCATGGTGCAGTGGCTGCGCCTGGTGGGCTGGGATGCCCAGCAACTGGCGGGCGGCTACAAGCGCTACCGCGCCCATGTGATCGAGTCGCTAGCCCGCCTGGCGCCGCAGCTGCCCCTGCAGGTGCTGTGCGGCGCCACCGGCAGCGCCAAGACGCGCGTGCTGCAGGCGCTGCAGCGCCAGGGCGCCCAGGTGCTGGACCTGGAGGGCCTGGCCTGCCACAAGGGCTCGATGCTGGGGGCCCTGCCCGGCCAGCCGCAGCCCTCGCAGAAAGCCTTCGAGACCACGCTGGCCGATGCCATCGAGGGCTTCGACCTCGGCCGCCCGGTGTTCGTGGAGGCCGAGAGCCGCAAGATCGGCAAGCTGAGCCTGCCCACCGCCCTGCTGGAGCGCCTGCGCGAAAGCCCATGCATCGAGATTGCCGCCAGCGACGCGGCGCGCCAGGCCTTTCTGCTGCGCGACTACGCCTACCTGGGCGAAGACCGCGAGGCCCTGGCCGCCATCCTCGACCGCCTGCGCACCACCCATGGTCATGAGGTGGTGAACCGCTGGCAGGCCTGGGCGCGCGCCGGCGAACTGGCGCCGCTGTTCGCCGAGCTCACCCAGCTGCACTACGACCCGCATTACGCGCGCTCGCAGGCCAGCAATTTCAAGCACTGGGGCGAACGGCGTCAGCTCGCCGCCGAGGCCTTGGACGAGCCGGCCATCGAGGCCTTGGCGGCCGGCTTGCTCGGCTGA